A stretch of Methanococcus voltae PS DNA encodes these proteins:
- the fdhD gene encoding formate dehydrogenase accessory sulfurtransferase FdhD — MENTNIKGSNSNENNKNIHKTNKISRMDRYNTLDEDIKDTVTLRDAYSWDEEKGLINKSDIVVVEQICEFYKNDEYRGKVLASPNGLKELLVGHIISEGNFKKDEKIKEIKIIEENDEVEGLKDRKIIKLKLYTENNDLNKIKTENNLNLKLSTIKKIMVQMPTMSNIWELTGGVHWAGLFDMDGNKLTYYEDIGRHNAIDKVIGYAKINGLDIADCIIVSSGRQPTAMVKKAVNAGCKVIITKSPSTNHGIDLANKEKIVLLGFARINRFMIYSGLDYINFEE; from the coding sequence ATGGAAAATACAAATATTAAAGGCAGTAATTCGAATGAAAATAATAAAAATATTCATAAAACAAATAAAATAAGTCGTATGGATAGGTATAACACATTAGATGAAGATATTAAAGATACGGTAACTTTAAGGGATGCTTACTCGTGGGATGAAGAAAAAGGACTGATAAATAAATCTGATATCGTAGTAGTTGAGCAAATTTGCGAATTTTATAAAAACGACGAATATAGAGGCAAAGTTTTAGCATCACCGAATGGATTAAAGGAATTATTAGTCGGGCATATTATAAGCGAAGGTAATTTTAAAAAAGATGAAAAAATTAAGGAAATTAAAATAATTGAAGAAAATGACGAAGTAGAAGGCTTAAAAGATAGAAAGATAATTAAATTAAAATTATATACCGAAAATAATGATTTAAATAAAATTAAAACAGAAAATAATTTAAATTTAAAATTAAGCACCATTAAGAAGATTATGGTACAAATGCCTACTATGTCTAACATTTGGGAGTTAACTGGGGGCGTACATTGGGCAGGATTATTTGATATGGACGGGAATAAACTTACATATTACGAAGATATTGGAAGACATAACGCAATTGATAAAGTTATTGGATATGCTAAAATAAACGGTTTGGATATAGCAGATTGTATAATCGTTTCTAGCGGTAGGCAACCTACTGCCATGGTGAAAAAAGCGGTAAACGCCGGCTGTAAAGTTATTATTACAAAGTCACCATCTACCAATCATGGTATAGACCTTGCAAATAAAGAAAAAATAGTATTATTGGGTTTTGCTCGAATTAATCGATTTATGATATACAGCGGTTTAGATTATATCAATTTTGAAGAATAA
- a CDS encoding Pre-mRNA processing ribonucleoprotein translates to MLSAILVPYGIFVIKKDESETNETQSIENLSKNIVYFKKFDEEDIPSIMYELRQDANEKKAELKQALIDEITEFKNKEAEEKEEIEPINIDVEELETISFEASKIRPENDAMRSVMYELGLEYGVFEDLEDDFLKKMNEWTVQYTKMMMKRSSQAKDKLIVQTVNALDNLDETLNLFSERLREWYSLYFPEMDNIVKKQDAYVQLVSEYGFRENYTRTRLKEEMPQNLARTLSVAAKKSMGAEISEVDLQIIKSLANEIHNLYKYREELQAYLETSMKEVAPNLTKIAGPSIGARLISLAGGMDRLSILPGSTIQVIGAEKALFAHLRERADSPKHGIIFQHPYIQGATGWTRGKISRAIACKMSIAIKADMSGNYIADTLSEQIDKKVADIKIKFPKPPVKKKSKRPQSKGRPGKPSRPGSGKPQRRDGRNDDRRRDDKKRDSRRDGRDSKDNRGTDTKGRRDGRNDGRKNEKSGKPTRDGKSRDSKPNNANKGAKAGKGEKRKVERVVIGKTSSKINK, encoded by the coding sequence ATGCTTAGCGCAATTTTAGTACCATACGGTATTTTTGTAATTAAAAAAGACGAAAGCGAAACAAATGAAACACAAAGTATTGAGAATCTTTCTAAAAACATTGTTTACTTTAAAAAATTTGATGAAGAAGACATTCCATCAATTATGTACGAATTAAGGCAAGATGCTAACGAAAAAAAGGCAGAATTAAAACAAGCTTTAATCGATGAAATCACAGAATTTAAAAATAAAGAAGCTGAAGAAAAGGAAGAAATAGAACCTATTAATATAGATGTTGAAGAATTAGAAACCATTAGCTTTGAAGCTTCAAAAATTAGACCTGAAAACGACGCTATGAGAAGTGTTATGTATGAATTAGGTTTAGAATACGGCGTATTCGAAGACTTAGAAGACGACTTCTTAAAAAAAATGAACGAATGGACAGTTCAATATACAAAAATGATGATGAAAAGAAGTTCACAGGCAAAGGATAAATTAATCGTACAAACTGTTAATGCTTTAGACAACCTTGATGAGACATTAAACTTGTTTTCAGAAAGATTGAGAGAATGGTACTCATTGTACTTCCCAGAAATGGACAATATTGTTAAAAAACAAGACGCATACGTACAATTAGTTTCAGAATACGGATTCAGAGAAAATTACACTAGAACTAGATTAAAAGAAGAGATGCCTCAAAACTTAGCGAGAACTTTGTCAGTAGCAGCTAAAAAATCCATGGGTGCTGAAATCTCTGAAGTAGATTTACAAATTATAAAAAGCCTTGCTAATGAAATACACAATTTATATAAATACAGAGAAGAATTACAGGCTTACTTAGAGACTTCTATGAAAGAAGTTGCGCCTAACTTAACAAAAATTGCAGGACCTTCAATAGGTGCAAGACTTATAAGCCTTGCAGGTGGTATGGACAGACTTTCAATATTACCTGGTTCAACAATACAAGTTATCGGTGCTGAAAAAGCGTTATTTGCACACTTAAGGGAAAGAGCAGACTCTCCAAAACACGGTATTATATTCCAACACCCTTACATACAAGGTGCTACAGGTTGGACACGTGGTAAAATATCAAGAGCAATTGCTTGTAAAATGTCCATTGCAATTAAAGCAGATATGAGCGGAAATTATATTGCCGATACATTATCAGAGCAAATAGACAAAAAAGTGGCAGATATTAAAATTAAATTCCCAAAACCACCAGTTAAAAAGAAATCCAAAAGACCACAAAGTAAAGGAAGACCTGGAAAACCAAGTAGACCTGGTAGTGGTAAACCTCAGAGAAGAGATGGTAGAAACGACGACAGAAGAAGAGACGATAAAAAAAGAGATAGTAGAAGAGATGGTAGGGATAGTAAAGATAATAGGGGAACAGACACTAAAGGAAGAAGAGATGGTAGAAACGACGGTAGGAAAAACGAAAAAAGTGGTAAACCTACTAGAGATGGAAAAAGTAGAGATAGTAAACCTAACAACGCAAACAAAGGCGCTAAAGCTGGCAAAGGCGAAAAACGTAAGGTTGAAAGAGTTGTTATTGGAAAAACATCTTCAAAAATTAACAAATAA
- a CDS encoding aspartate kinase, whose product MITVMKFGGTSVGDGKRIKNVAKIVSDRFNRGNGDNHQDHNHIVVVTSAMTQITNSLIDISKEALDVRDIARVNSFIQDVRDRHHLAILEAIENPEIQEETRIVIENTLEQLEKVLLGVTYLGELTPKSKDFILSFGERLCAPILGGAIKDNGNKSICLTGREAGIITDNNFGCAKVTDLRVKGTITPLLELGVIPVITGFIGGTKEEEITTLGRGGSDYSAALVGAGLEADMVEIWTDVSGVLSADPRTVKNVKKIPKMSYLEAMELAYFGAKVLHPRTVEPVMEKGIPLKIKNTFEPENEGTLINGDIEPSDRPIKAITTIRDVILINIFGGGMVGVSGTAARIFNALGRSNANVILITQGSSETNISIVIYDGELEAIKCVRELKKEFDGCHLIKDVSFDKEVCVVSAVGSDMKGSKGIAGDLFTAVAESGANIKMIAQGSSETNISFVIGEKDLENCLKKLHKTFIEDVN is encoded by the coding sequence ATGATTACGGTTATGAAGTTTGGCGGTACGTCTGTAGGCGACGGTAAGAGAATTAAAAATGTGGCAAAAATAGTGTCTGACAGGTTTAATAGAGGTAATGGTGACAACCACCAAGACCATAACCATATTGTCGTTGTGACCTCAGCAATGACCCAAATTACAAATTCGTTAATAGATATTTCCAAAGAGGCCCTGGATGTTAGGGACATTGCTAGGGTCAATTCTTTCATACAGGATGTACGGGATAGGCATCATCTGGCAATCTTAGAAGCAATTGAAAACCCGGAAATTCAAGAAGAAACAAGAATTGTAATTGAAAATACACTTGAACAATTGGAAAAAGTACTATTGGGTGTAACCTACTTAGGAGAGCTTACTCCAAAATCAAAAGATTTCATACTTTCATTTGGAGAGAGACTCTGTGCACCTATTTTAGGTGGGGCTATAAAAGACAACGGAAACAAATCAATATGTCTTACAGGTAGAGAAGCAGGTATTATCACAGATAACAATTTTGGATGTGCAAAAGTAACTGATTTAAGAGTTAAAGGTACAATTACACCCTTATTAGAATTAGGTGTTATCCCCGTTATTACAGGATTTATCGGAGGTACTAAAGAAGAAGAAATTACCACACTTGGAAGAGGAGGTAGTGACTATTCCGCTGCTCTTGTAGGTGCAGGACTTGAAGCTGATATGGTTGAAATTTGGACCGATGTGAGCGGTGTTTTATCAGCAGACCCGAGAACAGTTAAAAATGTTAAAAAAATACCTAAAATGTCATACTTAGAAGCAATGGAACTCGCTTACTTTGGTGCTAAGGTATTACACCCTAGAACAGTCGAACCAGTTATGGAAAAAGGAATTCCGTTAAAAATTAAAAATACATTTGAACCTGAAAACGAAGGTACACTTATCAACGGAGATATTGAACCAAGTGATAGACCTATTAAAGCTATAACAACCATCAGAGATGTTATTTTAATTAACATCTTTGGTGGCGGTATGGTAGGCGTAAGTGGCACAGCTGCGAGGATATTTAACGCACTTGGCAGGTCAAACGCAAACGTGATTTTAATCACACAAGGTTCGTCAGAAACCAACATTTCAATCGTTATTTACGACGGTGAGCTTGAAGCGATTAAATGCGTTAGAGAACTTAAAAAAGAATTCGACGGTTGCCATTTAATAAAAGATGTAAGCTTTGATAAGGAAGTTTGCGTTGTTTCAGCAGTTGGTTCCGATATGAAAGGCTCAAAAGGCATTGCAGGCGATTTATTCACCGCAGTAGCTGAAAGTGGTGCAAATATTAAAATGATTGCACAAGGTTCGTCAGAAACCAACATTTCATTCGTAATTGGTGAAAAAGACCTTGAAAATTGCTTGAAAAAATTACATAAAACATTTATTGAAGATGTAAATTAA
- a CDS encoding DUF4040 domain-containing protein: MVNIEIINILDVFVMFLVLLSYVGALIQKDLIKCVVLTGLGGLGLAYLFSSLLAPDVAVTEAILGGAVLPAFFAFTVKRTQRIDE; encoded by the coding sequence ATGGTAAATATAGAAATTATAAATATTTTGGATGTCTTTGTAATGTTTTTAGTATTATTGTCCTATGTTGGTGCATTAATACAAAAAGATTTAATCAAATGTGTCGTTTTGACAGGTTTAGGTGGTTTAGGTCTAGCCTATTTGTTTAGTAGCCTATTAGCTCCCGATGTAGCCGTGACAGAAGCTATATTAGGAGGTGCAGTTTTACCTGCATTCTTTGCGTTTACTGTAAAAAGAACTCAAAGGATTGATGAATGA
- a CDS encoding histone family protein yields the protein MIPKGTVKRIMKDNTEMYVSTESVVALVDILQEMIVTTTKIAEENAAKDKRKTIKARDIEECDAERLKEKILQVSERTEKVNMLANEILHVIASELERY from the coding sequence ATGATACCAAAAGGAACCGTTAAAAGAATTATGAAAGATAATACCGAGATGTACGTGTCTACAGAATCAGTTGTTGCTTTAGTTGACATTCTTCAAGAAATGATAGTAACCACCACCAAAATTGCAGAAGAGAATGCTGCAAAAGATAAAAGAAAAACCATTAAAGCTAGAGACATTGAAGAATGTGACGCTGAAAGGTTAAAGGAAAAGATATTACAAGTTTCAGAGCGAACTGAAAAAGTTAACATGTTAGCTAATGAAATATTACACGTTATTGCTTCCGAATTAGAAAGATACTAA
- a CDS encoding fibrillarin-like rRNA/tRNA 2'-O-methyltransferase: MAKIKEKFDNVFELDLGDGIKRIGTKSLVPNKRVYGEKLVNVKNTEYRVWNPNKSKLGASIINGLKEMPIKKGSKVLYLGASAGTTPSHVADVAEDSPVYAVEFAPRIMREFIESCEGRKNLFPILGDANKPEEYANIVEKVDVIFEDVAQPNQAEILIKNAKWFLKKGGYGMISIKARSVDVTENPRVIFEAQKEIMEQNGFKIVDAINIEPFEKDHMLFVGIWNGQ; encoded by the coding sequence ATGGCAAAAATTAAAGAAAAGTTCGATAACGTATTTGAATTAGATTTAGGCGATGGAATTAAAAGAATTGGTACAAAATCATTGGTTCCAAACAAAAGAGTATATGGCGAAAAATTAGTTAACGTTAAAAATACAGAGTACAGAGTATGGAACCCTAACAAAAGTAAGTTGGGAGCATCTATTATTAACGGATTAAAGGAAATGCCAATTAAAAAAGGCAGTAAAGTTCTATATCTTGGAGCTTCTGCAGGTACTACTCCGTCACACGTTGCAGATGTTGCTGAAGATTCCCCAGTTTACGCTGTTGAGTTTGCACCAAGAATTATGAGAGAGTTTATTGAAAGCTGTGAAGGTAGGAAAAACTTATTCCCTATATTAGGCGATGCAAATAAACCAGAAGAATATGCAAACATTGTGGAAAAGGTAGACGTTATATTTGAGGACGTTGCACAACCAAACCAAGCTGAAATATTGATAAAGAATGCTAAGTGGTTTTTGAAAAAAGGCGGATACGGTATGATATCAATCAAAGCTAGAAGTGTTGATGTTACAGAAAACCCTAGAGTAATATTCGAAGCTCAAAAAGAAATTATGGAACAGAACGGTTTCAAAATCGTAGATGCTATAAATATTGAACCATTTGAAAAAGACCACATGTTATTTGTTGGAATTTGGAATGGACAATAA
- a CDS encoding (R)-citramalate synthase has protein sequence MKNSKKVVVFDTTLRDGEQTPSISITPSNKLEIAMELDKLGVNIIEAGSPITSKGEREAIKQIVNQNLNAEICSFVRSLPLDIDKALECNVDSVHIVIPTSEIHMKYKLKKSKEEIVESALKSIEYAKEHGLIVELSAEDATRSDPEFLIKLFKTAEEYHIDRACICDTVGILTPDKSSLLVKKIVENIKTPLSIHCHDDFGMATANTVAGINAGAKECHVTVNGLGERAGNAPIDEVVMTLDKLYNIKSDIVHSQLSKTSRLISKLVKVPIPANKSIVGENAFSHEAGIHVDGLIKNTSTYEPILPEEVGNNRKIILGKHSGKSALKYKLSLMNIGLNNKEFNQVYDKVKAYGDLGKYISDIDLKTIISEIKGVNIAKKVYLDELTVISGNKVTPLASINLKFAEDYNPGGVDSFELSDLSNSFDLEDSTNIRKRGDDRKISKDLKLDNIREAAYGVGPVDAAINAVRKALTGVADIELEGYTVKAVSSGTDALIEVIVNLRRGNEVVEVKKAHSDIIEASVEALMDGINLLL, from the coding sequence ATGAAAAATTCAAAAAAAGTGGTTGTATTCGATACTACATTAAGAGATGGTGAGCAAACACCATCTATATCGATAACGCCGAGTAATAAATTAGAAATAGCAATGGAACTTGACAAATTAGGCGTTAATATTATTGAAGCAGGTAGTCCAATAACTTCAAAAGGAGAGAGAGAAGCAATTAAGCAGATTGTAAATCAAAATTTAAACGCTGAAATATGTTCATTTGTTAGGTCTTTACCATTAGATATCGATAAAGCCCTAGAATGTAACGTTGATAGCGTCCATATTGTAATCCCTACCTCTGAAATTCATATGAAATACAAACTGAAGAAATCTAAAGAAGAAATAGTTGAATCAGCTTTAAAATCCATAGAATACGCCAAAGAACACGGTTTAATTGTGGAACTTTCTGCAGAAGATGCTACGAGAAGCGACCCAGAATTTTTAATTAAATTATTCAAAACCGCGGAAGAATACCATATTGATAGAGCGTGTATTTGCGATACTGTAGGTATCCTAACCCCCGATAAATCAAGTTTGTTGGTTAAAAAAATTGTTGAAAATATCAAAACACCACTATCTATACATTGTCATGATGACTTCGGTATGGCCACGGCCAATACTGTAGCAGGAATAAACGCAGGTGCAAAAGAGTGCCATGTAACGGTTAACGGACTTGGTGAGCGTGCCGGAAACGCACCCATTGATGAAGTTGTTATGACACTCGATAAGTTATATAATATAAAATCGGATATCGTTCATAGTCAATTATCCAAAACGTCTCGCTTAATATCTAAACTGGTAAAAGTACCAATTCCTGCCAATAAATCAATAGTTGGTGAAAATGCGTTCTCCCATGAAGCAGGCATACACGTTGATGGGCTAATTAAAAATACGAGTACCTATGAACCCATATTACCTGAAGAAGTAGGTAATAACCGGAAAATAATTCTTGGTAAACATAGCGGAAAGTCTGCTTTAAAATACAAGCTTAGTTTAATGAATATAGGGCTAAATAATAAAGAATTTAACCAAGTGTATGATAAAGTAAAAGCTTACGGCGATTTGGGGAAATATATATCCGATATAGATTTAAAAACCATAATCAGCGAAATTAAAGGGGTAAATATTGCTAAAAAAGTTTATTTAGACGAATTAACTGTTATATCAGGTAATAAGGTTACGCCACTTGCTTCTATTAACTTAAAATTTGCAGAAGATTATAATCCTGGAGGAGTTGACTCTTTTGAGTTATCAGATTTATCCAATTCATTTGATTTGGAAGATTCAACAAATATTCGTAAAAGAGGCGACGATAGGAAGATATCTAAGGACTTAAAACTTGATAATATTAGAGAAGCTGCTTACGGAGTCGGTCCTGTGGATGCTGCCATTAATGCTGTTCGTAAAGCATTAACGGGCGTAGCGGACATTGAACTTGAAGGCTATACTGTTAAAGCAGTCAGTAGCGGTACGGATGCACTTATCGAGGTAATTGTTAATTTAAGACGTGGAAACGAGGTAGTAGAAGTTAAAAAAGCCCATTCTGATATTATTGAAGCGTCTGTTGAAGCACTTATGGATGGAATTAACTTATTACTTTAA
- the ftsY gene encoding signal recognition particle-docking protein FtsY — MFGSLKSKLTDTMNKLSNKIYKKGEAVDEEINEEIKEIKTELTKVNENPKIDEKEELEENVLGKFEKTKVGFLDKFKITKSIKKVLSKEVVLTEDDIEEILEELELELLEADVAYDTVESIIESLKENLIGLKITSDDKPEEIIENALKSSIRNILAQEKIDIEQLIQNKNKEGEPAIIIFLGINGTGKTTSISKLAYKLKENGHSVVMAAGDTFRAGAIDQLEEHANNLEVKVIKHQKGADSAAVIFDAIQHAKAKKIDVVLADTAGRQTTNINLMSEIKKVVRVTKPDLVVFVGDSLAGNDAITQAEEFNNAVTIDGAILTKTDADAKGGAALSIAHSIGKPILYMGVGQRYSDLQEFDVDWMVNKLFSENEEKLSVEREF, encoded by the coding sequence ATGTTTGGAAGCCTTAAGTCAAAATTAACAGACACCATGAACAAATTGTCCAATAAAATCTACAAAAAAGGCGAAGCTGTAGATGAGGAAATTAATGAAGAAATCAAAGAAATTAAAACCGAATTAACCAAAGTAAATGAAAATCCCAAAATAGATGAAAAAGAAGAATTAGAAGAAAACGTTTTAGGAAAATTTGAAAAAACAAAAGTAGGATTTTTAGATAAATTTAAGATTACAAAAAGCATTAAAAAAGTTTTAAGTAAAGAAGTAGTCCTTACCGAAGATGATATTGAAGAAATATTGGAAGAATTAGAATTAGAACTATTGGAAGCAGACGTAGCATACGATACTGTTGAAAGTATAATCGAATCTTTAAAAGAAAATTTAATTGGCCTAAAAATTACAAGTGACGATAAACCTGAAGAAATTATTGAAAATGCACTTAAAAGCTCAATTAGAAACATATTGGCACAGGAAAAAATTGATATCGAGCAATTAATCCAAAACAAAAATAAAGAAGGCGAACCTGCTATAATCATATTTTTAGGAATAAACGGGACTGGAAAAACTACTTCAATATCAAAATTAGCTTATAAATTAAAAGAAAACGGTCATAGCGTAGTAATGGCAGCAGGGGACACTTTTAGAGCTGGAGCAATAGACCAACTCGAAGAGCACGCAAACAACCTTGAAGTTAAGGTTATCAAACATCAAAAAGGTGCAGATAGTGCAGCAGTTATTTTTGATGCAATACAGCACGCAAAGGCTAAAAAAATTGATGTGGTACTTGCAGATACCGCAGGCAGGCAAACAACGAACATAAATTTAATGTCAGAAATCAAAAAAGTTGTTAGGGTAACAAAACCAGATTTAGTCGTATTCGTGGGTGATTCATTAGCTGGTAACGATGCAATAACTCAGGCAGAGGAATTTAACAACGCAGTTACTATTGACGGAGCAATATTAACTAAAACAGACGCAGACGCAAAAGGTGGGGCGGCTTTGTCAATTGCTCATTCAATAGGGAAACCTATCTTATATATGGGTGTAGGTCAAAGGTATTCCGATTTACAAGAATTTGACGTCGATTGGATGGTAAATAAGTTATTCTCTGAAAATGAAGAAAAATTATCCGTTGAAAGAGAATTTTAA
- a CDS encoding carbamoyltransferase C-terminal domain-containing protein — MILGINDGHNSSISLFNDNKGNKCKIEYAISEERITRVKNIRGFPKNSINNVFKNLESKIDLITVGGKFRKNNRLNKLKEFSNNQNKPLLYFDHHLCHASLYKLNHDFKKGKEYLIVTIDGAGDGLSSKTSIAKNNKIEEIAQSDNINSMGDIYASFTELLGFKPMEDEGKVMGLAGYDLDSEYNEIYEKALSNVENKIIEYNTKTKTFENYLGVTGSQSTRELEKLFKMSKSYPICDFNSIPEKIVLSKIIQRKLEQTTKLMIENFVKETGIEDVVLSGGVAQNVKLNMEINNMDCVNSVYVPPFPSDEGLSVGSCLLALSINSKSKLEGFRNMNTYLGNKIPDLDIHDIEKVNNFKIDKFKVTYLEENEIPNSVANLLINNKIICICRGRMEFGPRALGNRSIIALPTRENAQKINKLLNRYEHMPYAPTILWEYASDYVENPFYSPHMAFLFNASDSNELKNLKNLKNPLSGVIHQDGTTRPQMLKKEYNTTYYEIIKSLGDNFGLNSQPCYSVLNTSFNLHGEPIVCNVDDAIRSFVGDALLLGNVLIEKVNV, encoded by the coding sequence ATGATTTTAGGGATTAATGACGGGCATAATTCGAGTATATCATTATTTAACGATAATAAAGGTAATAAATGTAAAATCGAATATGCTATAAGCGAAGAAAGAATTACCAGGGTAAAAAACATTCGAGGATTTCCTAAAAATTCAATAAACAATGTTTTTAAAAATTTAGAATCAAAAATTGATTTAATCACTGTTGGTGGAAAATTTAGAAAAAATAACCGATTAAATAAATTAAAAGAGTTTTCAAATAATCAAAACAAGCCTTTACTATATTTTGACCATCATTTATGTCACGCTTCATTATATAAACTAAATCACGACTTTAAAAAAGGAAAAGAGTATTTAATAGTTACCATTGATGGTGCGGGTGATGGTTTATCCTCTAAGACATCCATTGCAAAAAATAATAAAATAGAGGAGATTGCTCAAAGTGATAATATTAACTCCATGGGTGATATTTACGCTTCATTCACTGAATTGTTAGGATTTAAACCTATGGAAGATGAAGGCAAAGTCATGGGTTTAGCAGGTTATGATTTAGATTCTGAATATAATGAAATCTATGAAAAAGCCCTTTCAAACGTTGAAAATAAAATTATCGAATACAATACAAAAACTAAAACATTTGAAAATTATTTGGGAGTTACAGGCAGTCAATCGACCAGGGAATTAGAAAAATTATTTAAAATGTCTAAATCGTATCCCATTTGTGATTTTAATAGTATTCCTGAAAAAATAGTTCTTTCAAAAATTATTCAGCGAAAATTGGAACAAACAACCAAATTAATGATTGAAAATTTTGTAAAAGAGACTGGAATTGAAGACGTTGTACTTTCGGGAGGCGTTGCTCAAAATGTTAAACTCAATATGGAAATAAACAATATGGATTGCGTAAATTCTGTTTATGTGCCACCTTTTCCATCTGATGAAGGTCTAAGTGTGGGTTCTTGTCTATTGGCATTATCTATTAATTCTAAATCAAAATTAGAAGGATTTAGGAATATGAATACTTATTTAGGGAATAAAATTCCAGATTTGGATATTCACGATATTGAAAAAGTTAATAACTTCAAAATAGATAAATTTAAAGTTACTTATTTAGAAGAAAATGAAATTCCGAATAGCGTTGCTAATTTATTAATAAATAATAAAATAATTTGCATTTGCAGAGGTAGAATGGAGTTTGGACCTCGTGCTTTAGGGAATAGAAGTATTATAGCATTGCCAACCCGTGAAAACGCTCAAAAAATTAATAAATTACTAAATAGATATGAACATATGCCTTATGCACCAACTATCTTATGGGAATATGCTTCAGATTATGTTGAAAACCCATTTTATAGCCCACACATGGCATTTTTATTTAATGCTTCAGACTCAAACGAATTAAAAAACTTAAAAAACTTAAAAAACCCTCTGAGTGGAGTTATACATCAAGATGGCACTACAAGACCACAAATGTTAAAAAAAGAGTATAATACCACGTATTACGAGATTATTAAGTCGCTGGGGGATAATTTTGGGTTAAATTCTCAACCTTGTTATTCAGTACTAAATACTAGCTTTAATTTGCACGGTGAACCTATTGTTTGTAACGTAGATGACGCTATTCGCTCTTTTGTGGGTGATGCTTTGCTACTGGGTAATGTATTAATTGAAAAGGTAAACGTATAA
- a CDS encoding cation:proton antiporter (subunit G of antiporter complex involved in resistance to high concentrations of Na+, K+, Li+ and/or alkali) — translation MFDFLLIRDFLQNLVLTLASLGILVASIKLWTQRDISKNMVYARLHIVGIVDISCIVILFMFNQPLLALVYLILSPFSAHAIANANYNDEISK, via the coding sequence ATGTTTGATTTTCTGTTAATACGTGATTTTTTACAGAATTTAGTTTTAACATTGGCTTCTTTAGGAATTTTAGTTGCATCCATAAAGCTTTGGACTCAAAGAGACATTAGTAAAAATATGGTTTATGCAAGACTTCACATTGTAGGAATCGTAGATATTTCCTGTATAGTTATATTGTTTATGTTTAACCAACCACTTTTAGCACTAGTTTATTTGATATTATCGCCTTTTTCGGCTCACGCGATTGCAAATGCAAATTATAACGATGAAATTTCAAAATAA
- a CDS encoding winged helix-turn-helix domain-containing protein, translated as MIKLLARKNVRKILDILEQEKELYFREISKNTGINTGNLSEDLNKLYYKGLVSKRSEDIEKNLPKVYYSITDLGKDALSIYQDVDLLEQKCVGCGQLGLTDDSNDTFDGVINSRR; from the coding sequence ATGATTAAACTATTGGCAAGAAAGAATGTAAGGAAAATACTCGATATCTTAGAACAAGAAAAAGAATTGTATTTCAGAGAAATATCAAAAAATACTGGCATAAATACGGGTAATTTATCCGAAGATTTGAATAAACTATACTATAAAGGTTTAGTTTCTAAAAGGTCCGAGGATATTGAAAAAAATTTACCCAAAGTTTATTACAGTATAACAGACTTGGGAAAAGATGCGTTGAGTATTTACCAAGATGTTGATTTATTAGAACAAAAATGCGTTGGATGTGGACAATTGGGGTTAACTGACGATTCCAATGACACATTTGATGGAGTAATTAACTCAAGAAGATAA